Below is a window of Neodiprion virginianus isolate iyNeoVirg1 chromosome 4, iyNeoVirg1.1, whole genome shotgun sequence DNA.
ttcagtaaccCATATTAAAGTAAAGTATAATACTAATTCAAGGTCGTTTTAAAGTTCTACGTAAATACTGATACTCCATgcattaattaaattttctcaaggtTTATTTAACGAATACCTATACGCTTTTTTATGCTGAGATagcatgaaaatatttaaatgattCCTAGTTTTATCCTGGACAACAGAATTTAGTATTAGAACATGCCGGTACATGGGGAAGAACTCGATACTTTACGACGATGAGAGTTTAGAGCACAACCAAACTGTAATGTAAATTACGTAGCAATACTATCAATGTATGCTATTATTGAACAaccaatatacatataatggcAAAGTTAGGATTCACTTGACCCTGTGACTTggcgaggttgaagttagtaacattattgtaacgaaatgttgagaaaatatcgctgttttcttatttttacaatgattgTGAAAGAAGTTGGATTGCCAAGTACGAGCATATTtcgttttactgaattttaaaCAGCCCCAAGATTACAAGTCGACGGTTTTTCGGCTGCTACTAACTTCAACACGATATAATTTGTGGGTCAGAGAGCAtcaaatgtatttttaaactTCTGAATTTAATCTGCAAAAGATTGCGCAATGCTTCGCAAAATATGCGCGCAACAAAATGCATATAATTTTGCCAAATAAATTGTGCGGCTAGTTACAAACGTATAGCATTCTTCATTCGTCTGACCGGAGTATTTAGACgtgtaaatagaaaaatgcattTACTAGAAATCATTACCAACAGCAATATGAATGTGTTTTAACcgaatttgtgaatattacaGCGAATATTACAGGAGTTTTTACTGTACGGTCAGTATAAGAAACGATGGAAGAACGAAAACTTGGCGCGATgttctatatatttttttgagaaataatACTCAACGAAAGAGTTCaacaattttctaaatttttacatatatttaaaatatgaaataaaaataatgtaaattaaaTAGGGATGTATCGAATTACAGTAACTCCATATACGGTTTCTTGCtctttcaaaatcttttaaatTCCAAGTATTTGTATTACTGATCAAAGTTCGAGAATTATTTTGGTACCTGTTCTGCAAAGAATGTAAGACCGATCAAGTCAATCTCTCGATCAATGTTATCACATATATGCAACATGATAACAAAGAACGGTAGAGCTGACACGtataaattatcatttatcaGTATCATTTCATACCTCGCTTTACGGCCTAGATATGTTCCGGGAAAGTTGGCcgtaaattgaaaaaccgtacaacgaatcaattatttctcCACAAGCCTATACAAATTCAATAGGATCCATCccaattttttctaaaataataCAGTTTTTAATTCATAAACTTCTTTTTTCCCTGTAAAATgcttaaataaaaataacttttttggCCGCAAAACGAAACATTGTAGGCCGTAAATCGTAAAGGCGCTATACTTAAAAAAGGCCATTACAGCGAAATGCCGTATAAAGAGGTATAAGTGTATTCTCATTGTTATCACCTGTATCTGAGAAATCagtaaatacatatatatatatatatatacgtctGATTCAGTCAAGAATACTTTTTAATTATGTACACTTAAACCAGTCGTTTTATCATTCGTTGGACGAAAAAATGAGCAAACATGCTAGATTactttatcaaaattttatttaaattttgaagCTATCAGTTCCATTCTCCTCCACAAATAACGTACAAATAACGTGCATTTGTCAGTATGATGATGGAGACAGAGAATTATGGTGAAATGGTAAAATGGAACAAGCTCTGAGGTTCTCTTGTGACGGACCCATATTTTACCTTTGCATGCAGACTAGAATCAATTAATTagtaattaaaaagaaaaagcagcTAAAATACAAAGACCTCATTCAATATTATCATGTCATTATGACTTTGACGAAGATTATCTCTTACATTATCTCTCAGTGGTAATGTTTTCTTCTGAGAGAAGTATGCGTATTTTTTGTATTGAGGAATtgcgtatgtataataatatacaaatacgAGTTGTACGAGAGTTGTAAATTGTGTAATTTCAGAAGACGTAGACAGATAACACGCGTCACTATGTTGTAGCGAACTCACATCTTTAATGTGTGTGTAgattgtaatattttcttcATAATCTACTTGATATTCGTTGAGAGTAAACCATCACCGCTGCACAATGGAATAAACTGTGTTTACATTTCAGTTATCAACAGCTGATACCTCACGGTATGATATATCACATTagcaataaattgttttatgCAATTAATGCATCTAGCGAAGTTGACTCGACAGTTTCAATATTGCAGAGGTTGCAGGCATATGTAATATAAGTCACTAGAAGCACATCGTTCCGATCATTATATAATCTCGGTTCTTGTGATTGTACTGTTaatgttttcaaataattccgTGTTTATCTGGGCTGTTCCATGCGATGACCCAGACAGATCTTTGTTAGTTGACGAATTTTACACCTGTGTGGAGTCCAATCTTTGGATACCATATGAGGATGCCGGTCAGTCTTTACCGATCGAGTAGAATGTCAGTCATTTCGACTATTATCTATTAGCGGAAACATACCAGTTTTCAAGGAAGACTTCAAATTCCCAGTAACGAATCAAACTAGATCCATTGCACCCCAACATTTGGTGGCAGCCTCACTGCAGATATCGGTTGCATGGGATCTTTTTTGTTGATAAGTCAAGTTTCAACTAACTGTTCAATCTATCATGATATTGTTGCACCCGTTTCACCGGGATTTTCATTAGTTGAGACACGGTCACAGTATTCGTTTACCTCCATACTTCTGAATAATTGGAATTAAAAACTACTTATGAATTTGTTACACAACTGAGCGGTACTTGTGTTCTTTCAGACTGGACGTCAATCGCAACGCTAAGCAGTATCCCTAAAGTGAGATCTTATCCGTTCGTAAATGTGGTGTCCTACAGCGATGGGCCACTTCTTAATGGCACAGGCATGCCCTACATTTTCATCACACCTTTGGATTATACGGCTCAAGATCTTGCCGTAAGTTTTGAAGTGAAATGGCTTCCTTAAAAGTTTTAGAGTATTTCAACTATATAAATTACGGTACAGCCGCTTTTTGGgtttacaataattaacgCATTAGTATCCTCTATGTATGGATACAAGACACCAGGGAAGGTGAAATGAGTcagatttattattaataatataagaaaataatgataagGTATGGGAGTGTATAAGGTAGTCGATTTGAGGAAGTGGATTATGATCGTTATGAATTTGTACGCTTTGACGTCGAAGTGTTCAAAATGGAAATGATGGTCATTGATACAATGAACATAAGATCTATATGAGGAATTTGTagtaattttatgattttcgaaaattctcaTTTTCACCATTCGAAACTGAATGGTCTTCATTTTTAGTTACgctatttttatcaaattgtGCATAAAGTAATTTAAGCATAACACTTTAgattttcatgaataattGGAAAAAGGTCCTATAAAAATCCAGAGCTGTAtggttaatcgattaatcaatcctctcaattaatttaataatattcgggcctttcaattcattttttcccgttttgattaatcgattaattgttCGGCTCGCATAAAAACTAAACAAActcaatatttatactttGCTTACCATTATTTGACATATGGATGCTCCATCACAGTCTCTATCTAAAGATTGAAACATATACTGCATGTACATGCATCATTCCATGTATATATCCCATATTATTTAcgtcttatttatttattcagactatttttctccttttctcttctcctatAGAAAGACTCTCGGGCAACCTTGTCTATGACCCTAGCTGAGGGTGAATACTGTgccaaaaaattatacgatcCTATGGACCCTCGATGTGCCCGGGTTTATTTGACGGGAAAAATCAAGGCTGTAAGTAAAACAAATTGTACAATGACAGGAATCGTCACTCAATAGTAATATAAAAATGCAAGCTGTATTATacaattgcaaaaaataacGGAAACGATTCATAAacgaatattaatattaaaattgctCTTTTCtcaggtaaaaaataatactgcTGAATACGATGTAGCTAAAAATGCAGTGTTCACGAGGCATCCTTGGCTAGCACACATGCCCGCGGGTAAGAATTTATTCtggatatacatataattgtttcagaaattttcataaataatcGTAGCACATAGCTATTTTTGTATAAAGGGCGTAAAGTGTTATGCCCGTGATGTGAACAATATGTTTCATCCTATGTAGGCGTAAAACGGGATTTTAAGATCCGGGCGCGGGCGTAAAATCCCGTTTTCGACCTACTATGAcgaaaagtaaattgaatttacatCCATACCCATGCCTACGTTACAGATCACCACTTTTTCTTTGCTAAATTGAAGATTGTTCAAATTGCTTTACTGGACACTTTCGGCGGGCCGAAGTACATAAGCTTGAAAGATTACTTCACCGCGAACCAAATACCAAAGGCCTTTCAAAAAACCGAACCGACCAACAGTTTCGCCGACGGATCATCTGAATCAGGATATCTGGAGGTGACAAtagtgtaatttttcaatagcAATTTTGTATCGGATAAGTGGCTCTGCCACAATAACTTCCCGCAGACACAGTGATTATAGGTATACCGGTAATACAATTGTCATGTATAAAACAGTATATCTGTATGAATTACGTTGAGAGTTGAAGTGAGTGccaaattgataaaatataaatataattcgtTATACAAATAACCAGTGGCATGTAATTTTATCCCTGTATttgtttaattgaataaatatagataataaagatgaaaaagatAAACAAAGACCTATTCACATCAATCGATGTTGAGATCTTTCTCATAGCCAGGTAGAATTCATCTGTAATGCTCCACATAGGTACGAAGGAAAACTATTCTTTCATACAAATTTCATACGAGGTAAAAGAGTAACGGGTCTATGAAAAGTATCGTAGCTACTCATAAATTGTAACAAAAGTTTGTCATTcgcaaaagttataaaaaatcgtatctTTCATAAATAAG
It encodes the following:
- the LOC124302336 gene encoding protein CREG1, which produces MMHARLALLFLCFLAAIQIQTAKYLDSNEYEEWEEFKEFQRWKHSKKRQDPKKYWSQDLGRYNGNEQDTYDDGLEADDPPPIDEAARMARYIVNQNNWTSIATLSSIPKVRSYPFVNVVSYSDGPLLNGTGMPYIFITPLDYTAQDLAKDSRATLSMTLAEGEYCAKKLYDPMDPRCARVYLTGKIKAVKNNTAEYDVAKNAVFTRHPWLAHMPADHHFFFAKLKIVQIALLDTFGGPKYISLKDYFTANQIPKAFQKTEPTNSFADGSSESGYLEVTIV